In Methanobrevibacter sp., one DNA window encodes the following:
- a CDS encoding ABC transporter permease: protein MFDTFSEKKFLLKQLVKRDLTSKYKDSVLGILWSFFNPLLIMLVFTAIFSMLFGQDIENYPVYFLSGRIIYDFYNSATKGAMNSIRRNSVLLKKIYVPKYMFSVSAICYEFINFLITFVILFGVMLITGAHFHLTSLFAIIPIILLILLIFGVGLILAVCNTYFSDIGYLYNVFMLLLMYASALFYPMEIVPAKVQIIFSLNPVYAAISCFRECVVYGVIPNIGTLAYLATFAVSTLLIGILLFDIYGKKLALEL, encoded by the coding sequence ATGTTTGATACATTCTCTGAAAAAAAATTTTTATTAAAACAACTCGTTAAAAGAGACTTAACTTCAAAATATAAAGATTCAGTATTAGGTATACTTTGGAGTTTTTTCAACCCACTTTTAATAATGTTAGTTTTTACAGCTATTTTTTCAATGTTATTCGGCCAAGATATTGAAAATTATCCTGTTTACTTTTTATCAGGTAGAATAATCTATGATTTTTATAATTCTGCCACAAAAGGTGCGATGAATTCTATTAGAAGAAATTCAGTATTATTAAAAAAGATTTATGTTCCAAAATACATGTTTTCTGTTAGTGCAATTTGCTATGAATTCATAAATTTTTTAATTACATTCGTAATTTTATTCGGAGTAATGTTAATCACAGGCGCCCATTTCCACCTAACATCATTATTCGCTATAATACCAATAATATTATTAATCTTATTAATATTTGGAGTCGGATTAATCTTAGCTGTGTGCAACACATACTTTTCAGATATCGGTTATTTATATAATGTATTTATGTTGTTATTGATGTATGCATCCGCATTATTCTATCCGATGGAAATAGTTCCTGCAAAAGTTCAAATCATTTTCTCTTTAAACCCAGTTTATGCAGCAATATCCTGCTTTAGGGAATGTGTTGTATATGGAGTTATTCCAAACATAGGAACATTAGCTTATCTTGCAACATTTG
- the hisE gene encoding phosphoribosyl-ATP diphosphatase yields MVNEKIIREVYEVLESRRDNPIDSYTSNIMQDSDKKAEDKILEKVAEEAGEVLIASKNDENLVYESVDLIFHTLLLLVYKGIELDEILNEFERRRK; encoded by the coding sequence ATGGTTAATGAAAAAATCATTAGAGAGGTTTATGAAGTATTGGAATCTAGAAGAGACAATCCAATCGATTCATACACATCCAATATAATGCAAGACAGCGACAAAAAAGCTGAAGACAAGATACTTGAGAAAGTTGCTGAAGAAGCAGGAGAGGTATTAATTGCTTCTAAAAATGATGAAAATCTTGTTTATGAATCTGTAGATTTAATTTTTCATACATTGTTATTACTAGTCTATAAAGGCATTGAACTAGATGAAATCTTAAACGAATTTGAAAGAAGACGAAAATAA
- a CDS encoding CBS domain-containing protein, giving the protein MAAKKSFVKDYMTKDVISVSPDTATDKIIDLMKESHHNSYPVVENGKLVGMVTAFDIVAKEWADTVSGIMSTKLVVANQDLSINDASRVMFRRGISRMPVVDTAGALVGIITNTDMVRSHIERSTPNKVEYFKKTMEQLYDIKTTLKHMPVETNKLRPTQDRVYADELEGRAYELEKGLAEPAIVVKTGNRWILVDGHHRAVVSMQRGYETVDSYVVDLGADIKLGMEKTADKAGINNLNDIEIIDDDKHPLIALTESMQDQEGKGDH; this is encoded by the coding sequence ATGGCGGCAAAAAAATCTTTTGTAAAAGACTATATGACCAAAGATGTAATTAGTGTTTCTCCAGATACCGCAACAGATAAAATTATAGATTTAATGAAAGAAAGTCACCACAACAGTTATCCAGTTGTTGAAAATGGTAAATTAGTTGGAATGGTTACTGCATTCGATATTGTTGCAAAAGAATGGGCAGATACAGTTTCAGGAATAATGAGTACCAAATTAGTTGTCGCTAATCAAGATTTATCAATTAATGATGCTTCAAGAGTAATGTTTCGAAGAGGTATATCAAGAATGCCAGTTGTAGACACTGCTGGTGCATTAGTGGGCATTATTACCAATACAGATATGGTAAGGTCACATATTGAAAGATCCACTCCAAACAAAGTTGAATACTTTAAAAAGACAATGGAACAATTATATGACATCAAAACCACTTTAAAACACATGCCTGTTGAAACCAACAAGCTAAGGCCTACACAAGACAGAGTATATGCTGATGAACTTGAAGGAAGAGCATATGAATTAGAAAAGGGATTGGCCGAACCAGCTATTGTTGTTAAAACAGGAAATCGATGGATTTTAGTTGATGGACATCACAGAGCAGTAGTTTCAATGCAAAGAGGATATGAAACTGTGGATTCCTATGTTGTAGATTTAGGTGCAGACATCAAATTAGGAATGGAAAAAACTGCAGATAAAGCAGGGATCAATAATCTTAACGATATTGAAATTATTGATGACGACAAACATCCATTAATTGCACTTACTGAAAGTATGCAAGACCAAGAAGGAAAAGGTGACCATTAA